The DNA sequence atcagcattttttttttacaatactcgTTTTGAAagcaccatatatgtgtgtgtgtgtgtgtgtattttatatgtatacatatacatatacatacatacatatgtatctgtatatatatgtatataagctacGAGTTTTTCTgcgctatgtatgtatatatacgcgatgtcggatttatatatatgcaaatataggcCATGGCCCGGAACCCAAAGCAGTGGGGGCCCTTAACTCAAAGTAGCCTAAAGCTTGAATTAAAGATTAAGAAATACATTTACAGCAATCAAATTGAtggcttataattttttttttttttttttttttttttttttttttttacccagtagAACCTTTTTAAGTCACTgacttttcttttgatttattagGCCCTTTGAGATTTAAAAAGCCATTTGTTGAGATATAAACGCATTGATCAGCCGACTAATATGCGCCTGTGTTGTGCATTTGAGCTAAGTGCAGTTGATGTCAATTCAGCCGTTTATGCGGATTaaatgtgttgtttttgggtcgCGCATCACTACTGCACCATTATATTTAACAGAAACCTTTTAAGGACCTTTTAAGTTTTGGAGCCTCTTCATACTGTTTGTGGGGATCCTAGAGTTAATGGGACTCTCTCTgctatcttatcattttttgcatgaaatttttttagtagtagataaaaaataaaaaatactttgaGCATGTTTTCCTATGATATTTTAAGAGGGTAGCCAATAGCATTGCATTCCCAACAAGTGATAAAGGCGGCAACCTGTTAGAAACTACCAAAGCTCATTAAAGTAATGAAATATGcagtttttaagggaaaatacaATATTTGTTTGACattataaatgtttgtatgtatgtatgtatcggcGTGAGTATAAGCATAGCACTGTCTAAATTGCCGGATTCACCTCGCAAAACGGGACTCCACCAGTGTGCCAGCCtcagaaatagattttttttcccaatgagaCAGTCCTTTGTTTTAAACCTgatctttattactactatatctacatataaaagtATCCGCCAcgcgtaattataattatatgaaagtCCACTAGTTTGCCAGCCAGAGAAATGCAATGCTATTGAATGAGACGGTTCTTGCCTTTTAACCTTGATGTTTTTGTCTTACTGTCTCATGATTATGTAAGAATATCTACCgtatattaataatctaatcaGCAGTAATCTGCCTCATGTTAAATACGCTTTAGAAGAAGGCTCGATATCACGCTGAAAGAGAATAGAACAAACAACAGAGTAAAGGGAATAAATAACAGAGCAGATTAAATAAACAGCAGAGCACTAAGTGGAAGTCTcacgaacacaccacacgcacccgcCATCCTTATCACCCGAGTGCCTTGCCTTCAGATCGAGGAAGAGGCCCTACAGGTGGCACTCGAGAGCGGCTACAGGCACATCGACACCGCCGCCCTCTACCGGAACGAGGCGGCCATCGGGGGCGTCCTCGGCAGGTGGCTCTCGCAGGGAAGAGTCGCCAGGGAAGACCTCTTCGTCACCACCAAGGTGAGGACGGAGGGCGTGGCAGGTgtgacgaggggagggagggggataaaccGCACTCATGTCGACAAAgagagaaggtatgaatgagaatgactatcttcacagtacaagaggtATATTTGCCTGGTTTTGATTCTATCttcttcagaaatacatgtatttttgacgaagacataatcgaaaccggtcaaatgcgaTGCTGGTGTTGAGTAAAATTAGTGGCCAGATGGCATAATCAATTTGCATAATGCTAGTTTTGATAATGTTAGTCACCGTATATGatgatgtttttatataatgttgGTGACCAGATGTAGTAACTGTAAGTAAAGTTAGCGGCCGGATAGGAAAAGGCTTTGAATAACAGTCGCTGGAAACACTAAtgattttgaataattttagTGGCCATGTATAATGATGTATCATTTCAAGAAACGTAACAGAAAAAGTATAGTATCAAAGTATGTATAGGCATCCGtgaattttaatgtttatttgaaATATATCATCTACTTATATTTACAcaatctacatatgtatacaaaaacactcttccgtgttgatgcgacggaagaaaaacccacaatacaaaaactagatttattgaaaatgagactacagtttcgaaatccacctgtattccatcctcaggtctgaggatggaatccaggtggatttcgaaactgtagtctcattttcaataaatctagtttttgtattgtgggtttttcttccacaatcTACTTAATTTTCTACTAGTATCATGTATCTATGGATAGCATtaatattctatgtatattatgatttttactaatatcaattatatactgTTCTTCTTTTTGCATGATGATATATCTACATCTGCATCTTTGATTTCATCTCTTTATATTAAGTATttgcatcattatcaccatgcatctatattcataatttatatcatttgactccatatatctatatcatgcaTTTAAACCGTTATCACCATGCAATAATattgaccatatatatattttgcctttATCACTGAAGCTCCCGATGATTGGCTGCCGCGCTGATGACGTAACCAAATTCCTGACGTCATCGTTAAAGAAGCTGCAGCTGAGTTATGTCGACCTTTATCTCGTGCATTTTCCGGCCGGACTGAAAGGTGCGATGCTCTTGGTCGGTGGGAAGGTGGTTTTCATGGTTACTgaggatttttatattttttatcatatggtAATTGTAGCAGAATACGTGTATTTTTGTAGACacgtggattatatatatttttttacggtttcttatacttttatggcttgttgtagttattttgttattatcgaaTTGAAgttttccctcttattctctccttcccacttacattctcttccttctccttcccttttcctagcACCCCCCCGCCCATTCTTTCCTCTCATCACgccttttcactccctccctcccccctccttccctcacccccccatcgaACAACATGAAAATTATGACGTCGAATTAAACTGAATATTATCTCACCTGCAGTACCTACATTTAGTTATCTTTCCCATATCAATAAATTTGAATCTTTCTAAAAAGTGTTCTTGTCtgcttccttcttatctctccctctccctttccctctcactttccctctccgtttcttttccttactccctcctccatcctcccctcattgtccctctccctctccctctctcttctctctcccgttccctgtcttctctctctctcttctctttctccttctccccctccccctccctctccttccccctccctcccttttcttctccctctctccctccccctctcccccttctcaggGAAGGACGAGGACGACCTTCGCCCTCAGGGACCCGACGGCTGCAGCGTCCTCGACAGGAACACCGACCTCGAGCGTCTGTGGAAGGCCATGGAGGAGCAGGTGGGCCGGAGGTCAAAGAGATTTACTTTTGATGATTGTCGTTCTGGTCCTAAATATGCTAACCTTTACCCCTGTctgtgcctctgtctgtctgtctatctgtctctctctctctctctttctttctctctctctcctttatcggtataacgggtacagaacccaattacaatggctttgcaggggtagtgatacttatataacggcgtaactctttatttgataagagttcaacacagtaacggaacacacgagacgatgtctaaatGCATAAAAgcggtcacgtgtcaggtcaacctgcccggagggggagggctaggccgaccttaccatgctGGACGCTGGtgacgaactgacgggtcaagcgaggtcagataacatcgtcatctacgcactcgctgagtgaatggttcctattcgggacttggagccacgtggcaaacagccacgtggtccactgataacagaaatagacatgtatatgccatattcctcggccacctacttgcgcctcaccctcgaggcgccTAAGATTtgtctcaagggtgacctaacttggctggtcgtctcgttcttgcgtgcgttgtcctggtgcatctttgtggctgctcgtccctgttctctttttcctggtcctcggtgtaatctgtccgtcctcgacgtccacacgtcttcgaaagtctcgcacaggtcctccttgacttcggattcatctagacttcctcatagtcctcgtccaggcctaacacggcggcgtcctcgttcacacgtcctcacagatctcatccaggtccttcaCAACGGTATGCTCAATCTCTacttcctcgtaatcttcatctggatctatgggcgtttgggcaggggcggcatccAAGGCGCCTGAttcctgcgctgacgagctcctggagttgaacggatctgcgggcgtccgccaggcgtcgcccatccacagcatcttggacgactggtacctgtgctggcgagttcctggttcttcgctggatctacaggcgtcttgacaggcagcgcccgtccacttcatcatgggacggcttaacacctgctctgaatgagagtgaaagtgagagtgacctcatacagagaatgaatcacaaacacgaatattaacattcactataacaaaactgaggtaaattagcaatgctagctatatgaaattatttcaactaccacattgaattcaacacataatgatatgcgacagaatgtatgcatgaatgaatggtgatatgaaaaaaatatttgccaacttTATAGcaggcaaatcttctcggggtcagaaaatctgaacttccgaggtacatgtctacctatgtatgttagacttcatcaatggggggatcctataacctatacccaaaatgccgtacactgaagcaaacggagccaggaaaatctataaataacctgctgttttctgcgtatctgtgatgggcactcgtgacgttccctaagggtatctaaattatcacgaatcacacgatcgcccgggaattattttttttccaagtgccctgtattacaaggacgttggcaatcatggatttccatggttttcttggcaatttagagtggtggtttgccggtgtttttatcgagtcaccatctctatttacccggttctgggactggcactgacttggggtggcttgcccacccagcggctaggcaggcaatcgaggtgaagtttcttgcccatgggaacaacgcgccgggcggtgacttgaactccgtcgtggcagtcttgattaataagcgaataatgattctagcttaattaaaccctagtcctacattaattaatggatgtaactgtgggtcacaccgactcaaaagttaccgatcgaacgaataacttcagttttacctgtacctacttttcgaacggcagagcgcagatctatttggCGTTTACGaaccccggggtaatatcgggcaatcttgtgcactatgatatggggaaagaTCCTAGCTATATTcagaataataaattttaatgaaattgtgttacacgctccgttctagagccgatagaacgtgtcaccaaaaagcaatgtaacagtgctacagttaatcccctaggtgttataaaacaacaacaaccaaattacgggaaacttaacggtcatctcttgacctttttcacgtcgccaccgaccaggaaaagagaaagcgaggtcaggtcggggcgagcggaggaacgagataaaatggaatgatattcgtgataagataaaatcacgaacgcatttaattcgttgcagttgaaacaacacaaatctttaaaaacgagagaaattcaTTAACTACTTAATgagcgatattcatgtttgttgaccacataccgcaatCACACAATTAATGTGATCTGAGGCTCGAGAAATGTTCACATCCCTGAGGATTCGAACCCACACCCTGGAGATCTTTTGTATTACGTAACATTAAGACTCATCTCTTGGTCGCCTAACTTCCGGAGGATCCTGCCTCTCCATAACACGCTTAGTGACTGGGCATAAGGTGATCATTGTCCACTCCGTCAGCCCCTCTCTGCCGCCACAGCTTCTCTTCTCTGCAGGTCCTACAGACTCCTCTTGACCCCTAGCCTCTTCTCCTTCGTCCGGTTCTGCTGATGTACTGACACCTTCTCTGCCGGAACCCCACGTGCACTGCTAAGGACCGTAGTGTATCCAGGGTGTCCTCCATCATACTCTGCGCTTCAATCCACTCTATCGCACGCTCCGAATCCAGAGATACCgttatgattttctctttttcttattattattgtcattattatcagtagtttttattattgttactattgttgttgttgttgttattattattattattattattattattattattattattattattattatcattattattattattattattattatcattattattattattattattattattattgttgttttgttgttgttgttgttgttgttgttgctataattattattattactgttattgttgtctattgtctctattccttctccttttactaatgtagttttattattatcataatttttagtattatcgttagcatataatatcttataatcaGGCTGTTCTGTgttatgaatacatatgtgtgtccgcatattttatgtatatatatatatatatatatatatatatatatatatatatatatatatacacacatatatatagttactctTTATACACACAGACTTTTATCGTTTCCGTGAgaatttcgttgttgttttcaAAAGCggccaaaaaaagtttttcacaAACACTTGAATGTATTTTACTGAAAGTTGCGTCAGTAGTTTCCCCTATCTCACCatctcatatacatgcatatatatatatatatatatatatatatatatatatatatatatatatatatatatatatatgtgtgtgtgtgtgtgtgtgtgtgtgtgtgtgtgtgtgtgtgtgtgtgtgtgtgtggtgtgcatgtgtatgtataatgtagctattatactttttgtttctaactttttttttttattttcaggatCGAGAACCATCCATATTCCATTTTGGAACCCGAAGGCCCACGTGATCAGCT is a window from the Penaeus monodon isolate SGIC_2016 chromosome 41, NSTDA_Pmon_1, whole genome shotgun sequence genome containing:
- the LOC119598393 gene encoding aldo-keto reductase family 1 member C18-like, which codes for MSRKSRLDCGLSLNGLQQDSYKQAAQGSLLRRALSGSLTNTPHAPAILITRVPCLQIEEEALQVALESGYRHIDTAALYRNEAAIGGVLGRWLSQGRVAREDLFVTTKLPMIGCRADDVTKFLTSSLKKLQLSYVDLYLVHFPAGLKGKDEDDLRPQGPDGCSVLDRNTDLERLWKAMEEQDREPSIFHFGTRRPT